In the genome of Candidatus Zixiibacteriota bacterium, the window CAAACATCACGGCAAGCGTCACCCCACCCTCGGCAACAACGTGCTGGTCGGCACCGGCGCCATTCTGCTCGGTCCGATCACGGTCGGGGACAATGTCAAGATCGGCGCCAACAGTTTTGTGGTGATGCGCGACGTCCCGCCAAACTGCACGGTGGGCGGCACTCCGGCCAGGATCATCAAGCGGAACAATGTTGAGGTCGACGAAGAACTGCCCAAGACGATCATCGATGTCGCCGCATAAGTGAGCTGCGGTCCTAACATCGCTAACAATATCCATATAAAAGAGCCCTTCTTGTTCAGATTGGGCCATTTCTCCGAAGAAAAACGTTGACAATATCGAGTTATCGCTCGATATTTAGATGGAGAGTTACCTGAATCGCGGCGAAGCTTTGGGGCCTGCCGGAACGGGCGGCTTTCCGATAGTGAATTGCTTTCGTTGTTACCACATACCCTCGGTTTCGCCGGGGGTATGCTGTATAGGTTCAACTTTGCGGTGTTCGACGTAACGCCCCACCGATCATGACGCCGATTATTCCTACAATCACGAGCGCCACTTGATACCATAGGGGCTGAACTCCCCGCGCAGCGAATGCCGAAACAAGCCCCATCACAACAATCACGGCCGCCAGCCAGTAGATGTGTTGCCCTGGTGTCTGCCGGGCTATGAGAACTGTCACATTTCCGCCGGCTGCCGCAAACACCAGGCCGGTCCCGAGAATCACGAGCGGCCAGGGCTGAAGCGGGAACAGGTTTCCCTTGTCCATGCCCACGCCAAAATGCTCCGGCACAAGAATGCCAAGTGCCGCGAAAAAAATGAGGGTGAGTACGGCCATGACAAGATATCCGGCGGCGACGGCCAGAATGCTTCGTACCATGATGCTATTCCTCTTCGACTGAGTTGGTAACCGACAGCGGAATAGTAGATTTGCTGAGTCCAAAAAGCAAGCCCGGGGGCGTGATACGCATCCGGGCACTATCAGGCCATGCCGGCCGCAATTATGCTACCACAGGTCGCTCATTTGTCGGCGGTGCCCAACGGCTTTCCCTGCGCAAATGATTCCTGCCTGGCTTGCAGTCCGTTTTCGTCCCAGGTGGTCCAGACACCCACCTTCTCCCCTTCGTGGTACTGTCCTTCTGTCCAGCGAAGTCCGTTCACTCGCCAGGTGGCAAAGGGACCCTGTAATCGACCGTTCTTGTAGGCGGATTGCTGCTGCTTCTGACCGGATTCATACCAAATGGTCCAGGTCCCTTCGGGAAGTCCCTGCAGATACATCCGCTCTTCCTGTTTGGCTCCACTCGGATACCAGGATACCCAGGAACCGTGTTCTTTCCCACGATTGCAGAACCACTCCTCTTTGCGCTGACCGTTGGCGTACCAGCGCGTCCAGTGGTCATCCGGTTTCCCCCGATAGAACTTTCCCTTTTCCTGCACCTGGCTATTCTCGTAAAGGGCGACATACGGCCCGT includes:
- a CDS encoding toxin-antitoxin system YwqK family antitoxin, whose translation is MKKTLVATSIFLIAALLLSACSSTFRQKREYYPDHRLKAQWMEQSDSTGTAVKQGQFTSWYPSGQKETQGTYEQGVRSSSWVTYYENGAQKETCRYLSGQLHGPYVALYENSQVQEKGKFYRGKPDDHWTRWYANGQRKEEWFCNRGKEHGSWVSWYPSGAKQEERMYLQGLPEGTWTIWYESGQKQQQSAYKNGRLQGPFATWRVNGLRWTEGQYHEGEKVGVWTTWDENGLQARQESFAQGKPLGTADK